Proteins co-encoded in one Cupriavidus nantongensis genomic window:
- a CDS encoding SET domain-containing protein → MADKAKRKAAGEGSKKTASDRIEVRQSGVHGKGVYAIAPIAEGERVIEYKGEHISWKKALERHPHDPSDPNHTFYFSLDDGSVIDAKYGGNRARWINHACEPNCEAREKKGRVFIHALRDIAQGEELFYDYGLVIDARYTAKLKKEFECRCGSPQCRGTMLAPKEKKKKAK, encoded by the coding sequence ATGGCGGACAAGGCAAAGCGCAAGGCAGCGGGCGAGGGCAGCAAGAAAACGGCGAGCGACCGGATCGAGGTGCGCCAGTCAGGCGTGCACGGCAAGGGCGTCTATGCCATCGCCCCGATTGCCGAGGGCGAGCGCGTGATCGAATACAAAGGCGAGCACATCTCGTGGAAGAAGGCGCTGGAGCGCCATCCGCACGATCCCAGCGACCCCAACCACACCTTCTATTTCAGCCTGGACGACGGCAGCGTTATCGACGCCAAGTACGGCGGCAACCGCGCGCGCTGGATCAACCACGCCTGCGAGCCCAACTGCGAGGCGCGCGAAAAGAAGGGCCGCGTCTTTATCCACGCGCTGCGCGATATTGCCCAGGGCGAGGAGCTGTTCTATGACTACGGCCTGGTGATCGACGCGCGCTATACCGCCAAGCTGAAGAAGGAATTCGAGTGCCGCTGCGGCAGCCCGCAATGCCGCGGCACCATGCTGGCGCCGAAGGAAAAGAAAAAGAAGGCCAAGTAA
- a CDS encoding HU family DNA-binding protein, translated as MTKTELIDAIAAGVDGLTKAKAEQALNVTLSAIMDAVAKGDTLSLIGFGTFSKGERGERMARNPRTGEEIKVEAAKTVKFKAGQKFKDAVNQ; from the coding sequence ATGACGAAAACCGAACTGATCGACGCTATCGCAGCCGGGGTGGACGGTCTGACCAAGGCCAAGGCGGAACAGGCACTGAACGTGACCCTGTCGGCCATCATGGACGCAGTGGCCAAGGGTGACACGCTGAGCCTCATCGGCTTTGGCACGTTCAGCAAGGGCGAGCGTGGCGAGCGCATGGCGCGCAACCCGCGTACCGGTGAAGAGATCAAGGTCGAAGCCGCCAAGACCGTGAAGTTCAAGGCTGGCCAGAAGTTCAAGGACGCTGTCAACCAGTGA
- a CDS encoding DUF2272 domain-containing protein, translated as MFARPQRRRSPQRYAQRFPQPIPQRSPQACAPLRAACAAAALALLSACTTVIEPARPQARALPDSERPVTSPGATPRERIVEIATQEWARWGGQVVRLGRDDTSCVTYSPVPAPELPSELPPELPLASPTDAAAPAVATTDTESKTNGNPPPAASCLSFPDGTGMEATPLGCTLARRYWGIVGETPSCRQVTQGAWAWSAVFVSWVLRKAGLDERQFLTGQSHSMYVVDARDGILPRPAFRIEPLPAMPRPGDIICAGRGRDRYLEDIAEIGFGTTPMHCDIVVAVDPAARVVRAIGGNVQQSVSMEEIELGDSGRLDGVTNSHMPWLLVMRNELQ; from the coding sequence ATGTTTGCCCGTCCGCAGCGCCGCAGATCTCCACAGCGTTATGCACAACGCTTTCCACAGCCGATTCCACAGCGTTCTCCACAGGCGTGCGCACCGCTGCGCGCCGCCTGCGCAGCCGCGGCGCTGGCGTTGCTGAGCGCCTGCACCACCGTTATCGAACCGGCCCGGCCGCAGGCGCGGGCGCTGCCGGACAGCGAGCGGCCGGTGACGAGCCCGGGCGCCACGCCGCGCGAGCGCATCGTCGAGATTGCCACCCAGGAATGGGCCCGCTGGGGCGGACAGGTGGTGCGGCTGGGCCGCGACGACACCTCTTGCGTGACCTACAGCCCGGTGCCGGCGCCGGAATTGCCGTCCGAGCTGCCCCCCGAGCTGCCGCTGGCGTCCCCGACCGACGCCGCAGCGCCCGCCGTCGCCACCACCGATACCGAGTCCAAGACCAACGGCAACCCGCCGCCGGCAGCCAGCTGTCTCTCGTTCCCCGATGGCACCGGCATGGAGGCCACGCCGCTGGGCTGCACGCTGGCGCGCCGCTACTGGGGCATCGTCGGCGAAACGCCCAGCTGCAGGCAGGTCACGCAGGGCGCCTGGGCGTGGTCGGCGGTCTTCGTGTCATGGGTGCTGCGCAAGGCGGGGCTGGACGAGCGCCAGTTCCTGACCGGCCAGTCGCACTCGATGTACGTGGTCGACGCCCGCGACGGCATCCTGCCGCGCCCCGCGTTCCGCATCGAGCCGCTGCCGGCGATGCCGCGCCCCGGCGACATCATCTGCGCCGGCCGCGGCCGCGACCGCTATCTCGAGGACATCGCCGAGATCGGCTTCGGCACCACGCCGATGCATTGCGACATCGTGGTCGCCGTGGATCCGGCCGCGCGCGTGGTGCGCGCCATCGGCGGCAATGTCCAGCAATCGGTATCGATGGAAGAGATCGAGCTGGGCGACTCGGGCCGGCTCGACGGGGTCACGAACTCCCACATGCCCTGGCTGCTGGTGATGCGTAACGAGCTGCAGTAA
- the dinB gene encoding DNA polymerase IV, producing the protein MSAPPDASAAVQRKIIHCDCDCFYASVEMRDDPSLRGRPMAVGGAPDRRGVIATCNYEARAYGVRSAMASAQALKRCPELLIVRPAMDKYREVSRRIFAIYREYTALVEPLSLDEAYLDVSLCTHHAGSATRIAEEIRQRVREEVGVTVSAGVGPSKFVAKIASDWNKPDGLFVVRPAAVDAFVAALPVERIHGVGKVTAAKLRRLGAETCGDLRPWSPDRLHREFGVFGARLYKLCRGIDERAVTPERERKSISVEETYADDLPDLQACLAELEPLIAMLETRIARAQAHDTIDKLTVKLRFSDFRQTTVECRGHAPDRGVYARLLSEGHARRGLPVRLLGVGVGTSDRDTAQLELFD; encoded by the coding sequence ATGTCCGCCCCGCCTGACGCCAGTGCCGCGGTCCAGCGCAAGATCATCCATTGCGACTGCGACTGCTTCTACGCCTCGGTCGAAATGCGCGACGATCCGTCGCTGCGCGGCCGGCCGATGGCCGTGGGCGGCGCGCCCGACCGGCGCGGGGTGATCGCCACCTGCAACTACGAGGCGCGCGCCTATGGCGTGCGTTCGGCGATGGCGTCGGCGCAGGCGCTCAAGCGCTGCCCGGAGCTGCTGATCGTGCGCCCCGCGATGGACAAGTACCGCGAGGTCTCGCGCCGCATCTTCGCGATCTACCGCGAATACACCGCGCTGGTCGAGCCGCTGTCGCTGGACGAGGCCTACCTCGATGTCAGCCTGTGCACGCACCATGCCGGCAGCGCCACCCGCATCGCCGAAGAGATCCGCCAGCGCGTGCGCGAGGAAGTCGGGGTGACGGTGTCGGCCGGCGTCGGCCCCAGCAAGTTCGTCGCCAAGATCGCCAGCGACTGGAACAAGCCCGACGGCCTGTTCGTGGTCAGGCCGGCCGCGGTCGATGCCTTCGTCGCCGCGCTGCCGGTGGAGCGCATCCATGGCGTGGGCAAGGTCACCGCGGCCAAGCTGCGCCGGCTCGGGGCCGAGACCTGCGGCGACCTGCGGCCGTGGTCGCCGGACCGCCTGCATCGCGAGTTCGGTGTGTTCGGGGCGCGGCTGTACAAGCTGTGCCGCGGCATCGACGAGCGCGCGGTCACGCCCGAGCGCGAGCGCAAGTCGATCAGCGTGGAAGAGACCTATGCCGACGACCTGCCCGACCTGCAGGCCTGCCTGGCCGAGCTGGAACCGCTGATCGCCATGCTGGAGACGCGCATCGCGCGCGCCCAGGCGCACGACACCATCGACAAGCTCACGGTAAAGCTGCGCTTCTCGGATTTCCGCCAGACCACGGTGGAATGCCGCGGCCATGCCCCGGACCGCGGCGTCTATGCGCGGCTGCTGTCCGAGGGCCATGCGCGCCGGGGCCTGCCGGTGCGGCTGCTGGGGGTTGGCGTGGGAACCAGCGACCGGGATACCGCGCAGCTCGAGTTGTTCGACTGA